The Thermus oshimai DSM 12092 genome contains the following window.
GCCCTGCTCTTCGGGTATGTGAGCGGGGAGCACCCTGGCCCCCGCCCGGATGAAGCCTTCCGCTTTTTCCTGAGCGTGCCGCCCTTTCTGGCCGGGGCGCTGGCCTTTTTCCTGGCCCGCTCCTTTCCCGAAGCCCACCCCTAGAGGGGCTTATCCCCACCCCCATCCTTCCTTATGGCTTTCCCTTTCCCCATAAGGGGTAGAATGCCCCCTAAGGCCCCTTTGGGGGCGGAAGGAGGAACGCTATGAAGGTAGGCATCAACGGATTCGGCCGCATCGGGCGTCAGGTCTTCCGCATCCTCCACGCTCGGGGCGTGGAGGTGGCCCTGATCAACGACCTCACGGACAACAAGACCCTGGCCCACCTTCTCAAGTACGATTCCATTTACCGCCGCTTCCCCGGGGAGGTGGGCTACGACGACCAGAACCTCTACGTGGACGGCAAGGCCATCCGGGCCACGGCGGTGAAGGACCCCAAGGAGATCCCCTGGCGGGAGGCGGGGGTGAGCGTGGTGGTGGAGTCCACCGGGGTCTTCACCGACGCGGAGAAGGCCAAGGCCCACCTCGAGGCCGGCGCCAAGAAGGTCATCATCACCGCCCCCGCCAAGGGGGAGGACGTCACCATCGTCCTCGGCGTAAACCACGAGCAGTATGACCCCCAAACGCACCACATCCTCTCCAACGCCTCCTGCACCACCAACTCCCTGGCCCCGGTGATGAAGGTCCTGGAGGAGGCCTTTGGGGTGGAGCGGGCCCTCATGACCACCGTCCACTCCTACACCAACGACCAGCGGGTCCTGGACCTGCCCCATAAGGACCTGCGCCGGGCCCGGGCCGCGGCGATCAACATCATCCCCACCACCACCGGGGCGGCCAAGGCCACGGCCCTGGTCCTTCCCAGCCTCAAGGGGCGCTTTGACGGCACCGCCCTCAGGGTCCCCACGGCCACGGGGAGCATCTCCGACATCACCGCCCTCCTCAAGCGGGAGGTGACCGCGGAGGAGGTGAACGCCGCCCTCAAGGCCGCGGCGGAGGGGCCCTTGAAGGGCATCCTGGCCTACACCGAGGACGAGATCGTCCTGCAGGACATCGTCATGGACCCCCACTCCTCCATCGTGGACGGCAAGCTCACCAAGGCCCTGGGCAACCTGGTGAAGGTCTTCGCCTGGTACGACAACGAGTGGGGCTACGCCAACCGGGTGGCCGACCTGGTGGAGCTGGTCCTCAAGAAGGGGGTCTAGATGCGCACCCTGCGGGACCTAGACCCTAAGGGCAAGCGGGTCCTGGTGCGGGTGGACTACAACGTGCCCATCCAAGGAGGGGTGGTCCAGGACGAAACCCGGATCCTGGAAAGCCTCCCCACCCTGCGCCACCTCCTGGAAGGGGGGGCCTCCTTGGTCCTCCTCTCCCACCTGGGCCGCCCCAAGGGGCCGGACCCCAAGTACTCCTTGGGCCCCGTGGCCGAGGCCCTGGCCCGGCACCTCCCCGGGGTGCGCTTCGTCCCCCACCCTCCCGGCTCGGAGGAGGCCTTTAGGGCGGTGGAGGGGCTAAAGGCGGGGGAGGTGGCCCTTTTGGAGAACGTCCGCTTTGAGTCGGGGGAGGAGAAGAACGACCCCGGGCTTGCCGCCCGCTACGCCCGCCTTGGGGAGGCCTTCGTGCTGGACGCCTTCGGGAGCGCCCACCGGGCCCACGCCAGCGTGGTGGGGGTGGCGAGGCTCCTCCCCTCCTACGCGGGCTTCCTCCTGGAGAGGGAGGTGAAGGCCCTTTCCCGCCTTCTCCAAGACCCCGAGAAGCCCTACGCGGTGGTCATCGGGGGGGCCAAGGTCTCCGACAAGATCGGGGTCTTGGAAAGCCTCCTTCCCAAGGTGGACCGCCTCCTCATCGGGGGGGCCATGGCCTTCACCTTCCTTAAGGCCTTGGGGGGCGAGGTGGGGAAGAGCCTGGTGGAGGAGGACCGCCTGGGGCTCGCTAAGGACCTCCTTTCCCGGGCCGAGGCCTTGGGGGTGAAGGTCTACCTCCCCGTGGACGTGGTGGCCGCCCAAAGGATAGAGGCCGGGGTGGAGACCCAGGTCTTCCCCGCGGACGCCATCCCCATCCCCTACATGGGCTTAGACATCGGCCCCAAGACCCGGGCCCTTTTCCGCGAGGCCCTTTCCGGGGTCAAGACCGCCTTCTGGAACGGGCCCATGGGGGTCTTTGAGGTGCCCCCCTTTGACGAGGGGACCCTCGAGGTGGGCCGGGCCCTTTCGGAGCTCCAGGGGGCCTTCACCGTGGTGGGGGGCGGGGACTCGGTGGCCGCGGTGAACCGCCTAGGCCTTAAGGACCGCTTCAGCCACGTGTCCACCGGGGGCGGGGCCAGCCTGGAGTTTTTGGAGAAGGGGACCCTGCCGGGGATTGAGGCCCTGGAGTAGGCCTGCCCCAAAACGGGGTAAGCTAAGGGCATGGGGCATGGAAGGGCCCACCTGGAATCCCAACTGAAGCGGGCCCTGGCCGAGGAGATCCGGGGGTTGGATGACCCCCGGCTTTTCCTCCTCACCGTGGAGGGGGTGGAGCTTTCCCCGGACGGCCGCCTCCTCACGGTCTACGTGGAGGCCTTCGGGGAGGCGGGGGAGGCCCTTAAGGCCTTGGCGCGCCTCTCTTCCCGCCTGCAGTCCGCCCTGGCCCGCCGCGTGCGCCTGCGCCACCTTCCCCGCCTGGAGTTCCGCCCATGGAGCACCTGACCCGCATCAAGGTCCGCTACGCGGAAACCGACCAGATGGGGGTGGTCCACCACTCGGTCTACGCGGTCTACCTCGAGGCCGCCCGGGTGGACTTCCTGGAGGGGGTGGGCCTGCCCTACCACGAGGTGGAGGCGAGGGGGGTCTTCTTCCCCGTGGTGGAGCTTGGCCTCACCTTCCGCGCCCCCGCCCGCTTTGGGGAGGAGGTCCTCGTGCGCACCCGCCTGGCGGAGCTCTCCTCCCGCGCCCTCCGCTTCGCCTACCGGGTGGAGGGGCCCAAGGGACTCCTTGCCGAAGGCTTCACCCGCCACCTCTGCCAGGTGGAGGGGCGGGCCGCCCGCATCCCCGAGGCCATCCTACAGCGCCTCAGGCCCTATACAATGGGCCCATGACCGATGCCTTCACCCTTTTTGAGCGGCACGTGAACCCTGGCCTTGCGGGCCTTCTCCGCTTCACGGGCCTGGACCGGGTGGAGTCCCACGCGGAAGGGCCCTACGTCTGGGATACCACGGGGAAGCGCTACCTGGACTTCCTGGGCCTCTACGGCACCCTGAACCTGGGCCACCGCCACCCCAAGGTGGTGGAGGCGGTGAAGCGCCAGCTGGACCGCATGCCCATGTCCGTGCGGGTCCTGGTCTCCGAGCCCACCGCCAGGCTCGCCGCCAAGCTCGCGGAGATCACCCCCGAGGGCCTGGAGATGGTCTTCTTCGGCAACTCCGGGGCGGAGGCGGTGGAGGCGGCCATCAAGCTCGCCCGGGCCCACACGGGCCGCCCCACCCTGGTGACCACCGAGGGGGGGTTCCACGGGAAGACCATGGGGGCGCTTTCCCTCACCCCCAGGCCCCAGTACCAGGACCCGGCCAAGCCCCTCCTTCCCGGGGTGCGGGTGGTGCCCTACGGGGACCTTAAGGCCCTGGAAGAGGCCATGGACGAGACCGTGGCCGCGGTGATCGTGGAGCCCGTCCAGGGGGAAGGGGGGATCCGGGTGCCCCCGGAAGGGTACCTGAGGGGCGTGCGGGAGCTCACCCGGAGGTGGGGCGCCCTGATGATCGCTGACGAGGTGCAGACCGGCCTAGGCCGCACGGGGAAGCTTTGGGGTGTAGAATGGGAAGCGGTCGCCCCGGACCTCCTCACCAGCGCCAAGGCCCTAGGGGGTGGGGTGATGCCCATCGGGGCCTGCGTGGGGCGGCCTGAGGTGTTCTCGGTCTTCAAGGAAAACCCCCTCTACCACTCCTCCACCTTCGGCGGCAACCCCCTGGCCGCGGCGGCGGCCCTGGCGGCCATCGAGGTCACCCTGGAGGAAAACCTGCCCCAGCGGGCCCTGGAGGTGGGGGCTTACCTGATGGAGGGGCTTAAGGGCTTGGCCGAGGCCTTCCCCCACCTCATCGCCGAGGTGCGGGGCCGGGGGCTCATGCTGGGGGTGGAGTTCCAGGACGCGGACATCGGGGCCCTGGTGGTGGCGGAGCTGGCCGAAAGGGGGGTTCTCACCGCCTTCGGGCTCAACAACCCCAAGGTGGTGCGCCTCGAGCCCCCCCTCATCATCGGCAAGGAACACGTGGACGAGGCCCTTTCCGCCCTGGAGGAAAGCCTCAAGGCCACGGAAAAAGCCCTGGAAGGGCTCTTATAGGATGGAAGAAACCTTACTGGAGTTTTTCAAAAGGACGGGACGGCCCCACCGGCTGGAAGAGGTCTTCCGCCGCCTGGGGATCCCCAAGGCCGAGGCCAAGGCCTACCTCAAGGCCTTGGTGCGCAAAGGGCTTCTGGAGAAGAAGGGGAGCCTCTACTACCTTCCAAACCGCGTCCAGGGGCCCATCCAGATCCACCGGGACGGGTACGGCTTCGTGCGCCTTGGGGAGAAGGACCTCTTCATCCCCCCGGGGTACACGGGGGAGGCCTGGCCGGGGGATGTGGTGGAGGCCCGGGTCATGCCCCCTGGGCGGGACGGCCGCCCCTGGGGGGTGGTGGAACGGGTTCTTAGGCGGGCCCGGGAGCGCCTGGTGGGCACCCTGGACTTCCGAAGGGGGTACGCCGTCCTCATCCCCGACGAGCCGGGCCTGCCCGAGCTCAAGCTCCACCCCGAGGGGCTCCACGGCCTCAAGCGGGGGAGCCGCATCGTGGTCCAGGTCCACTACGAGAGAAGGCCCTACGGGGAGTTTTTGGAGTACCTGGGGGAGGGGGATAGCCCCGAGACGGAAACCGAGGCCGTCATCGCCAAGTACGGCCTCCGGGCGGAGTTCCCCGAGGAGGTCTTAAAGGAGGCGGAGGCCATTCCCCTTGCCATCCCCGAGGCGGAGCTAAGGCGGCGGGAGGACTTCCGCGCGCTCAGGGTCTTCACCATAGACGGGGTGGACGCCAAGGACTTTGACGACGCCATCCACATCGAGGTCCTTCCCGACGGCTACCGCATCGGGGTCCACATCGCCGACGTCTCCCACTACGTGAAGGAGGGAAGCCCCCTGGACCGGGAGGCCTTCCTGAGGGGGACCAGCGTCTACCTCCCGGGCCGGGTCCTCCCCATGCTCCCGGAAAGGCTTTCCAACGGGGTCTGCTCCTTGGTCCCGGGGGAGGACCGGTTGGTGCTTTCCGTCCTCTTCCACCTGGACAAGGACCTGAAGGTGAAGCGGGTGCGCTTCGCGGAAGGGGTCATCCGCAGCGTGGCCCGCCTCACCTACACCGAGGTGGAGGCCTTTGCGGAAGGCTTTGGCCTCCCTGAGGAGCACGCTTTCTTGGCGGAGGACCTAAGGCATTTCCTCCACCTCACCCAAAGGCTCCGGCAGAGGCGGCTGGAGGAGGGGGCCCTGGACTTCAGCTTCCCCGAGGTGAAGGTGGAGGTGGGGGAGGGGGGGGAGCTCCACCTCATCCCCCAGCAGGAGCCCAAGGCCCGGAGCCTCATTGAGGAGCTCATGCTCCTTGCCAACCGGGCCGTGGCCGAGCACCTGGTGAAAAAGGGGCTCCCCGGGCTCTTTCGGGTGCACGAGGAGCCCTTGGAGGAGGCCTACGGCCGCTTAAGGACCGCCCTTCAAAGGCTCGGCTACACCCTGCCGGAGGAGGTGGAGGGCAAGGCCCTCCAGCGGGTGCTCCTGGAGGCCAAGGGCCGCCCCGAGGAGCCCGTGGTGGCCAACCTGGTCCTGCGCTCCCTTAGGCTTGCCCGCTACGCCGCGGAGAACCTGGGCCACTTCGGCCTGGCCATGGCCCACTACCTGCACTTCACGAGCCCCATCCGCCGCTACCCCGATCTCGTGGTCCACCGGGTCCTGAAGGCCCTCCTCCGCCGCACCCTCACCCCGGCCAAGAAGGCGCGCTGGCTGGAAACCTTCCCCCAGGTGGCCGAGCACGCCTCGGAGATGGAAAGGAAGGCGGAGGCCGCGGAACGGGAGCTCACCAAGTACTACATGGCCAAGTGGGCCGAGCTCCACGTGGGGGAGCGCTTCTCGGGCCGGGTCACGGGGGTGGCCTCCTTCGGGGCCTTCGTGAGCCTGCCCAATGGGGTGGAGGGGCTGGTGCGCCTCGAGGCCTTAGGGCCCTTCACCTACAGCGAGGAGGCCCTGGCCCTCCTCGGGCCCAAGGGCGCGCGCATCCGCCTGGGGGACCCCATGGAGGTGGTCATTGCCGGGGCCAACCCCCGCCTGCGGCAAATAGACCTCCTGCCCTACCGCGAGGAGGCCCCAAAGAAGGCCAAGGCGGGGTCCGCCCGAGCCCGGCGGAGGTAACCCAGGGCCCCCGCCGAAGCGCAAGCTTGGGTGGGGTTCCTAGAAGGCTACGGTCCCCGCCCCCACGGCGCTTAGGGTGGGGGCCTCGAGGTCCAGCCGGTAGGCCAGGACCGCCCCCTGCCGCCCCTCTAGGAGGGGGAGGAGGGTGGCCGCCACCTCCACCGCGTCAATGCGGGTGGGGTTCCTCCCCAGGTGGGCCAGGGCCCCTTCCGCCTCCCCCCGGGCGAGCCTCTCCAGGAAGCCCAGGTCCTTTTCCCGGGCGGCCTCCGCCAGGGCGGGGTCTAAGGGCCGGTCCCCGAAGCGGGGCCCCACGTGGGAGAGGTCCACCGCCAGCACCAAAAGGCCCGGGAACTCCCCCATGAGCACCCTAAGGGCCTCCCCGAGCTCGGGGCTCCGCTCCCCGATGAGAAGGGGGAGGAGCTTGGCCTCGGGGTAGACCCCTTTCAAGAAGAAGAGGGGAAGCTCCAGGCTGTGTTCCTCCCGGAAGGCTAAAGGGGTGTTGAAGAGCTCAAAAGGCAGGAGGGCGTCCAGGGCCTGGAGGGCTTCTAGGTCGGGCTCGGCGGGGCCGAAGGGGGTGGCGAAGGGCACGGGGAGGGCCGCGGCCTTCTCCTTGAGGGGCCGGTGGGCCACCCCGAGGAGGTAAATCCTTTCGGGGGGCGGGGTCTTCTCCAGGCTCGCCAGGGCCGCCCCGTAGGCCTCGGGGACCCGGGAGGGCTCCAGGTGGGGCATGAGGAGGACCTCGGCCCTTCGCCCTTCCCCGGGGAAGCTGGCCCGGAAGGCCCTCAGGAAGGCCCGGGCGGCCTCTCCTTCCTCGGGGTAGGAGCGGCCCGCCAGGCGCATGGGGCGCTCGCGCTTGAGCTCCTCCTCCGCCTCCTTGAGCCTCCGTTCCACCTCCTCCGTGAGGAGGAGGCCTGCGCCTTCTAGGGCCTTGACGAACCCTTCCAGCTCCTCCTTGGGGAGGAGGACCCCCTGCTTTAGGAGTTCGGTCTGGACCTCCTCCAGGGTCTTCCCCTCGAGGAGCCTCAGGAGGTAAAGCCCCCCCTCCGTGACAAAGACGGGCTCCGGAAAAACCCCGTAGGGGTCCAGGAGCAGAAACCCCCCTTCCGTAGGGACCACCTGGGGTGGGTTTAGGCAAAGCCTCATGCCCCTTAGCCTAGCGCGAAGCGGGCGAGGAGGAAGGCCTCCGCCTCGGCCCGGGTTTCCACCTCCCCCAGGGCCTGGGCCTCGAGGAGGGCCTCCAGGGCCCGCCCCACCTCTGGCCCCGGCTTCAGGCCCAAAAGGGCCATGACCTCCTCCCCGGAGAGGAGGGGCTTTTGGGGAAGGGGGGTCTTCAGGGCCTCCTGGTAGGCCCAAAGGAGGGCCCAGGCCTCCTCCGCCACCTTCTTGGCCCCCAGGCGGTCTGCGGCCTGCAGGTAGGGGAGGGCGGGGAGGAGGGCCTGGCGGCGGAAGTAAAAGCGCCTTAGGGCTTTTTTCTCCTCGGGGGGGCGGTCCATGTGCCGGCGTATGAGCCCCGCCGCCTCCTCCACCGCTTCCTTGGAAAAGCCCAGAAAGCCCAAGGCGGCCCGGGCCACCTCCGCCCCCACCTCCGCGTGGCCCAGGAAGCGGAAGCGCCCCACCTTGGGGTCAAAACGGCGGGTGAGGGGCTTGCCTGCGTCGTGGTAGAGGGCGGCGAGCCGCGCGGAGAGAGGGGCCTCCGGCCAGAGCCAAAGGAGGTGGAAGAGGACCGAAAGCGTATGCCGCCAGGCGTCCAGGTGGTGCACCCCGCCCTGCTCCAGGCCCACCAGGAAGGCCAGCTCGGGAAGGTACACCTCCAAAAGGCCCACCTCCGCCAAGACCCCAAGCCCAAAAGCCGCCCTGGGGGAGAGGAGAAGCCGGGTGAGCTCCTCCCGCACCCGCTCCCGGGCGGGGAGGAGGTGGGGGTTTCCCTGGAGAAAGGCCGCGTGCCGCCTCAGGGCCGCCCGCGTGGCCTTGGGGAGCC
Protein-coding sequences here:
- the gap gene encoding type I glyceraldehyde-3-phosphate dehydrogenase; protein product: MKVGINGFGRIGRQVFRILHARGVEVALINDLTDNKTLAHLLKYDSIYRRFPGEVGYDDQNLYVDGKAIRATAVKDPKEIPWREAGVSVVVESTGVFTDAEKAKAHLEAGAKKVIITAPAKGEDVTIVLGVNHEQYDPQTHHILSNASCTTNSLAPVMKVLEEAFGVERALMTTVHSYTNDQRVLDLPHKDLRRARAAAINIIPTTTGAAKATALVLPSLKGRFDGTALRVPTATGSISDITALLKREVTAEEVNAALKAAAEGPLKGILAYTEDEIVLQDIVMDPHSSIVDGKLTKALGNLVKVFAWYDNEWGYANRVADLVELVLKKGV
- a CDS encoding phosphoglycerate kinase, giving the protein MRTLRDLDPKGKRVLVRVDYNVPIQGGVVQDETRILESLPTLRHLLEGGASLVLLSHLGRPKGPDPKYSLGPVAEALARHLPGVRFVPHPPGSEEAFRAVEGLKAGEVALLENVRFESGEEKNDPGLAARYARLGEAFVLDAFGSAHRAHASVVGVARLLPSYAGFLLEREVKALSRLLQDPEKPYAVVIGGAKVSDKIGVLESLLPKVDRLLIGGAMAFTFLKALGGEVGKSLVEEDRLGLAKDLLSRAEALGVKVYLPVDVVAAQRIEAGVETQVFPADAIPIPYMGLDIGPKTRALFREALSGVKTAFWNGPMGVFEVPPFDEGTLEVGRALSELQGAFTVVGGGDSVAAVNRLGLKDRFSHVSTGGGASLEFLEKGTLPGIEALE
- a CDS encoding ribosome-binding factor A, coding for MGHGRAHLESQLKRALAEEIRGLDDPRLFLLTVEGVELSPDGRLLTVYVEAFGEAGEALKALARLSSRLQSALARRVRLRHLPRLEFRPWST
- a CDS encoding acyl-CoA thioesterase, with translation MEHLTRIKVRYAETDQMGVVHHSVYAVYLEAARVDFLEGVGLPYHEVEARGVFFPVVELGLTFRAPARFGEEVLVRTRLAELSSRALRFAYRVEGPKGLLAEGFTRHLCQVEGRAARIPEAILQRLRPYTMGP
- a CDS encoding aspartate aminotransferase family protein — protein: MTDAFTLFERHVNPGLAGLLRFTGLDRVESHAEGPYVWDTTGKRYLDFLGLYGTLNLGHRHPKVVEAVKRQLDRMPMSVRVLVSEPTARLAAKLAEITPEGLEMVFFGNSGAEAVEAAIKLARAHTGRPTLVTTEGGFHGKTMGALSLTPRPQYQDPAKPLLPGVRVVPYGDLKALEEAMDETVAAVIVEPVQGEGGIRVPPEGYLRGVRELTRRWGALMIADEVQTGLGRTGKLWGVEWEAVAPDLLTSAKALGGGVMPIGACVGRPEVFSVFKENPLYHSSTFGGNPLAAAAALAAIEVTLEENLPQRALEVGAYLMEGLKGLAEAFPHLIAEVRGRGLMLGVEFQDADIGALVVAELAERGVLTAFGLNNPKVVRLEPPLIIGKEHVDEALSALEESLKATEKALEGLL
- the rnr gene encoding ribonuclease R is translated as MEETLLEFFKRTGRPHRLEEVFRRLGIPKAEAKAYLKALVRKGLLEKKGSLYYLPNRVQGPIQIHRDGYGFVRLGEKDLFIPPGYTGEAWPGDVVEARVMPPGRDGRPWGVVERVLRRARERLVGTLDFRRGYAVLIPDEPGLPELKLHPEGLHGLKRGSRIVVQVHYERRPYGEFLEYLGEGDSPETETEAVIAKYGLRAEFPEEVLKEAEAIPLAIPEAELRRREDFRALRVFTIDGVDAKDFDDAIHIEVLPDGYRIGVHIADVSHYVKEGSPLDREAFLRGTSVYLPGRVLPMLPERLSNGVCSLVPGEDRLVLSVLFHLDKDLKVKRVRFAEGVIRSVARLTYTEVEAFAEGFGLPEEHAFLAEDLRHFLHLTQRLRQRRLEEGALDFSFPEVKVEVGEGGELHLIPQQEPKARSLIEELMLLANRAVAEHLVKKGLPGLFRVHEEPLEEAYGRLRTALQRLGYTLPEEVEGKALQRVLLEAKGRPEEPVVANLVLRSLRLARYAAENLGHFGLAMAHYLHFTSPIRRYPDLVVHRVLKALLRRTLTPAKKARWLETFPQVAEHASEMERKAEAAERELTKYYMAKWAELHVGERFSGRVTGVASFGAFVSLPNGVEGLVRLEALGPFTYSEEALALLGPKGARIRLGDPMEVVIAGANPRLRQIDLLPYREEAPKKAKAGSARARRR
- the amrB gene encoding AmmeMemoRadiSam system protein B yields the protein MRLCLNPPQVVPTEGGFLLLDPYGVFPEPVFVTEGGLYLLRLLEGKTLEEVQTELLKQGVLLPKEELEGFVKALEGAGLLLTEEVERRLKEAEEELKRERPMRLAGRSYPEEGEAARAFLRAFRASFPGEGRRAEVLLMPHLEPSRVPEAYGAALASLEKTPPPERIYLLGVAHRPLKEKAAALPVPFATPFGPAEPDLEALQALDALLPFELFNTPLAFREEHSLELPLFFLKGVYPEAKLLPLLIGERSPELGEALRVLMGEFPGLLVLAVDLSHVGPRFGDRPLDPALAEAAREKDLGFLERLARGEAEGALAHLGRNPTRIDAVEVAATLLPLLEGRQGAVLAYRLDLEAPTLSAVGAGTVAF
- a CDS encoding HD domain-containing protein, whose translation is MLRPLSPLHFPFYTPKGAIPVGGALRDLLLGRRPKDLDFLAEDPLRAAEEAQAALSGSLFPLDEERGQYRVVAGGYTLDFAPLEGGLEDDLLRRDYRLNALALLRGRVFGLRGVEEDLRRRVLVPVREENLYGDHLRSLRAVRLAASLSLGLPKATRAALRRHAAFLQGNPHLLPARERVREELTRLLLSPRAAFGLGVLAEVGLLEVYLPELAFLVGLEQGGVHHLDAWRHTLSVLFHLLWLWPEAPLSARLAALYHDAGKPLTRRFDPKVGRFRFLGHAEVGAEVARAALGFLGFSKEAVEEAAGLIRRHMDRPPEEKKALRRFYFRRQALLPALPYLQAADRLGAKKVAEEAWALLWAYQEALKTPLPQKPLLSGEEVMALLGLKPGPEVGRALEALLEAQALGEVETRAEAEAFLLARFALG